One Theropithecus gelada isolate Dixy chromosome 20, Tgel_1.0, whole genome shotgun sequence DNA segment encodes these proteins:
- the DNASE1 gene encoding deoxyribonuclease-1: MRGMRLLGALLALLALLQGAVSLKIAAFNIQTFGETKMSNATLVSYIVQILSRYDIALVQEVRDSHLTAVGKLLDNLNQDAPDTYHYVVSEPLGRNSYKERYLFVYRPDQVSVVDSYYYDDGCEPCGNDTFSREPAIVRFSCPFTEVREFAIVPLHAAPEDAVAEIDALYDVYLDVQEKWGLEDVMLMGDFNAGCSYVRPSQWSSIRLRMSPTFQWLIPDTADTTATSTHCAYDRIVVAGTLLQNAVVPDSALPFNFQAAYGLSDQLAQAISDHYPVEVMLK; this comes from the exons ATGAGGGGCATGAGACTGCTGGGGGCTCTGTTGGCACTGTTGGCCCTACTGCAGGGGGCCGTGTCCCTGAAGATCGCAGCCTTCAACATCCAGACATTTGGGGAGACCAAGATGTCCAATGCCACCCTCGTCAGCTACATTGTGCAG ATCCTGAGCCGCTATGACATCGCCCTGGTCCAGGAGGTCAGAGACAGCCACCTGACTGCCGTGGGGAAGCTGCTGGACAACCTCAATCA GGATGCACCAGACACCTATCACTATGTGGTCAGTGAGCCACTGGGAAGGAACAGCTATAAGGAGCGCTACCTGTTCGTGTACAG GCCTGACCAGGTGTCTGTGGTGGACAGCTACTACTACGATGACGGCTGCGAGCCCTGTGGGAACGACACCTTCAGCCGAGAGCCAGCCATCGTCAGGTTCTCCTGCCCGTTCACAG AGGTCAGGGAATTTGCCATTGTTCCCCTGCATGCGGCCCCGGAGGACGCAGTAGCTGAGATCGATGCTCTCTATGATGTCTACCTGGATGTCCAAGAGAAATGGGGCTTGGAG GACGTCATGTTGATGGGCGACTTCAATGCGGGCTGCAGCTATGTGAGACCCTCCCAGTGGTCATCCATCCGCCTGCGGATGAGCCCCACCTTCCAGTGGCTGATCCCTGACACCGCTGACACCACAGCTACATCGACGCACTGCGCCTACGACAG GATCGTGGTTGCAGGGACGCTGCTCCAGAACGCCGTTGTTCCCGACTCGGCTCTTCCCTTTAACTTCCAGGCTGCCTATGGCCTGAGTGACCAACTG GCCCAAGCCATCAGTGACCACTATCCAGTGGAGGTGATGCTGAAGTGA